In Vicia villosa cultivar HV-30 ecotype Madison, WI linkage group LG7, Vvil1.0, whole genome shotgun sequence, the DNA window TATAGCTATTACATTACTAATATATTTGTGatcatatatttaaatatttttattcatataATTCATAGATAGAAATATTGTAGTTGATATTTATATAATGTATTTTATTTGCAGACGTCTTAATACTAAACCAATATATAGTGACAATGCAGACACTCgttactttattaataataatgaagAATGATGTTGAGCatattactttttaaaattatagtatGGAAAATTAACTACAAGTTAATAACCTATAAATTATTTTGCACATAATCATGAAAATGATTATGCATGGACAAAATAACCCATAAATTACAACATTCCACCGACTTAATTAATAACTCATAACCATGTTAATATGAGCATGCATGAACAAAAATATGTCAAACGCCCAAACGTTAAAGTGCCCAATTCAATACCAATTAGATTAACATACACACTAATTTAAAACcctaagttaataataatttcaaataaaataaaataataaaatataatttatactcTATCAAAATATCTATGAGTCTCTAATTGTTCAGAACGGAAAATCTGACCACCACTTGGGGGGAAGAACGTCAGAATCATCGGTCGTACCATGTACCCTTTTCtatcaaaagtaaacaatcaACAAACTATTACataaatttatttcaaataaaacgTTTAAACTCTACATCATTCTTACAAGATTAACTATAGCAACAAAATTTTCAACACAAAAGCATGCAAAATCTACAAATTTAAAATGGAGAATGCtttgaaaataagaaaagaaagagTAAAAGATATAACCTATGATATTTCAATATTGAAATAAGTCCCGGTCGGCACGGTTGAAGTCCGAACAGGTTTCGCAATATATTTTCGGATGAAAAAATAACTTTTCCATTGGTGGTGAGGAGAGTAATTATTCCAGAAACGGTTGCGATTATAACCTTGATGTTGATTTTGAGTTTTTCTGAGGAGGAAGAGGAGGTATAATGGGACAAGGTGGAGAAGGAGGAGAAATGGAATATGGCGGCGGTGGAGGTGAAGGTGGAGTTTGGTGGCgacgtggtggtggtggtggaagtgTAATGAAAGGGTTGGGTCGAGATGGTTGTGGTGGTGGCAACTCCATTTCGGATCGGGTTGTAGTTGTAGGCACGATGAAACAACTTAAAATGGAAAAAAGAGTGAAACCAAGAGTGAAAGAGTGGAAGGAAAGTTGATCTTCATGATACTGAGAGTGAAAAAGAGAATTAAAAAAGGTGATGGAACCATCTACATTAAAGAGGCGCTAGTGAATTTATATAGAGAATGATACTTCTTGAACAACAGTAAAAAGTTCATGATGTTTAATAATTACTATTTGCAAAATATCAGTCTGTTTGAATAGTACTATATGTAGacgaaaaaaagcaaaaaaaattaaaaggagttTAGAAGTAGAAGTGTTGTGTCAAAGTTAAAGGGAGTTGTAAAAAATTTcctataaaaaatcaaaaaaatattgtgATAGTGTTTACAATAAAGAAACCCATTAAAATGAAGAATTAATTGTTCATTGATTATAAAGTAGTGTAAAACTACTTACTACTATATTTGCATACATGTCTTCAAAATGTTAGAAATTACAgtaaataaactaatttaatacTAACGGAAAAATTAATCCATGAttaattgcattaattaaacaaaCTCAAGCTAAGAAATACATTATTTACATAGTGGGAGTATAAACTCTAGAGATATAATGTAAGTTCCCAAAATAATGGAAATTCTTACACAATTTAGTTTTTGAATGTAAAATCATCCATGTGTCCACTTTATTTCTTCCTtatatttattagtaaaagattagtAGATATTGCAAATTGAATAGATTAGTAGATATTGCAAATTGAATATGCATCCCAAGTGCATTAAAGataagttttattattttcaattcaatttagAGATACTCTATAGCTATTACATTACTAATATATTTGTGatcatatatttaaatatttttattcatataATTCATAGATAGAAATATTGTAATTGATATTTATATAATGTATTTTATTTGCAGACGTCTTAATACTAAACCAATATATAGTGACAATGCAGACACTCtttactttattaataataatgaagAATGATGTTGAGCatattactttttaaatttataatatggAAAATTAACTACAAGTTAATAACCTATAAATTATTTTGCACATAATCATGAAAATGATTATGCATGGACAAAATAACCTATAAATTACAACATTCAACCGATTTAATTAATAACTCATAACCATGTTAATATGAGCATGCACGAACAAAAATATGACAAAGGCCTAAACGTTAAAGTGCCTAATTCAATACCAATTAGATTAACATACACACTATTTAAAACCCTAAGTTaataataattccaaataaaataaaataaaataataaaatataatttatactcTATCAAAATATCTATGAGTCTCTAATTGTTCAGAACGGAAAATTTGACCACCACTTGGTGAGAAGAACGTCGGAATCATCGGTCGTACCATGTACCCTTTTCTCTCAAAAGTAAACAATCAACAAACTAttacataaatttatttaaaaaaaacgttTAAACTCTACATCATTTTTCTTACAAGATTAACTATAGCAACAAATTTTTCAACACAAAAGCAAGCAAAATTTACAAATTTCAAAtggagaatggtttgaaaataagaaaagaaagagTAAAAGATATAACCTATGATATTTCAATATTGAAATAAGTCCCGATCGGCACGGTTGAAGTCCGAACAGGTTTCCAAACACATTTTCGGATGAAAAAATAACTTTCCCATTGGTGGTGAGGAGAGTAATTATTCCAGAAGCGGTTGCGATTATAACCTTGAGGTTGATTTTGAGTTTttctgaggaggaggaggaggaggtataATGGGAGAAGGTGGAGAAAGAGGTGTAATGGAATATGGCGGCGGTGGATGTGAAGGTGGAGTTTGGTGGCgacgtggtggtggtggtggaagtgTAATGAAAGGGTTGGGTGGAGATGGATGTGGTGGTGGCAACTCCATTTCGGATCGGGTTGTAGTCGTAGGCACGATGAAACAACTTAAAATGGAAAAAAGAGTGAAACCAAGAGTGAAAGAGTGGAAGGAAAGTTGATCTTCATGATACTGAGAGTGAAAAAGAGAATTAAAAAAGGTGATGGAACCATCTACATTAGAGAGGCGCTAGAGAAGTTATATAGAGAATGATACTTCTTGAACAAGAATAAAAAGTTCATGATGTTTAATAATTACTATCTGCAAAATATCAGTCTGTTTGAATAGTACTATATGTAGACGAAAAAAAGCAAAACAATTAAAAGGAGTTTAGAAGTAGAAGTGTTGTGTCAATGTTAAAGAGAGTTATAAATAATTTcctataaaaaatcaaaaaaatattgtgATAGTGTTTACGATAAAGAAACCCATTAAAATGAAGAATTAATTGTTCATTGATTATAAAGTAGTGTAAAACTACTTACTACTATATTTGCATACATGTCTTCAGAATGTTAGAAATTACCgtaaataaactaatttaatacTAACCGAAAAATTAAACCATGAttaattgcattaattaaacaaaCTCAAGCTAAGAAATACGTTATTTACATAGTGGGAGTATAAATTATAGAGATATAAAGTAAGTTCTCCAATAATGGTAATTCTTACCCAATTTAGTTTTTGAATGTAAAATCATCCATGTGACCACTTTATTTCATCCTTATATTTATTAGTAATAGATTAGTAGATATTGCAAATTGAATATGCAACCCAAGTGCATTAAAGataagttttattattttcaattcaatttagAGATACTCTATAGCTATTACATTACTAATATATTTGTGatcatatatttaaatatttttattcatataATTCATAGATAGAAATATTGTAGTTGATATTTATATAATGTATTTTATTTGCAGGCGTCTTAATACTAAACCAATATATAGTGACAATTTAGACACTCGttactttattaataatattgaAGAATGATGTTGAGCatattactttttaaaattatttatggaAAATTAACTAAAAGTTAATAACCTATAAATTATTTTGCACATAATCATGGAAATGATTATGCATGGACAAAATAACCTATAAATTATAACATTCAACAGATTTAATTAATAACTCataaccatattaatatgagcATGCACGAAGAAAAATATGTCAAAGGCCCAAACGTTAAAGTTCCCAATTCAATACCAATTAGTTGAACATACACACTAATTTAAAACCCTaagttaataataattctaaataaaataaaataataaaatataacttATACTCTACCAAAATATCTATGAGTCTCTAATTGTTTAGAACGGAAAATTTGACCACCACTTGGTGAAAAGAACGTCGGAATCATCGGTCGTACCATGTACCCTTTTTTCTCAAAAGTAAACAATCAACAAACTATTACATaaatttatttctaaaaaaacGTTTAAACTCTACCTCAT includes these proteins:
- the LOC131619213 gene encoding glycine-rich cell wall structural protein 1.0-like; this encodes MGEGGERGVMEYGGGGCEGGVWWRRGGGGGSVMKGLGGDGCGGGNSISDRVVVVGTMKQLKMEKRVKPRVKEWKERGGGGGVMGDGGEGSVMEYGGGGGEGGVWWQRGGSGESVMKGLGGNGCGSDTSISDWVVVVGTMKQLKWK